Part of the Benincasa hispida cultivar B227 chromosome 11, ASM972705v1, whole genome shotgun sequence genome, acatgcttaagttcatataagataatcaaggagctttgtttattagatatgagtaaatgtcagaattagataacacttatttattcattaaataacatgcatctttacaaaacaatgagactccgggagaattaagacaccaatcccaacacatagACCATTAGAGGGTCCATTATATGATGACATTGTCATAAGACCTCACGACTGTTTGAATGACGATGATATAAAGGTTGGTTAAATTTTCTTATCGTTTATGATTATATAAACAAtcgtttattattatataaatgatcATTTATTAGCTAAAGGATCGTTAtgattagctaaatgatcgtttaggaatagttaaacgatcgtttaggactatctaaacgatcatttaacaaTGCATAAATGATCTTTAGCTTATCCTAAAGGATTATTTATCACTcagacattttaaaaaatacacaGCAGATACTGAACCAACAACTTCATTTCATTCAGTTTTTGGGTAATGCGTTCATGTTGATGATTAAAGACATCACTCAACTAATGGATAATAATTGTCAAGTTCATTAAATCTTTGCAAACTTCCAATATTTCCCCTTTCAAGACCTTATAAGACTTTGAATGCTTATTGCTTCCCGAGGACTTAGATTGCTTTTCTGAAGAATCATGCCTTTTTTTCCCTTATGAACATTAGTCGGGTCGGTCATGCATTCACGAGGTCGTACATTTGGCTATGATGAATGCTCAATCACAGGCTTCTCCTCCACAAACGGACGTGATGACTAAGGGGGATCATACTCATGAGTATATTCATTAAATAGTTCATGACCCTCAGACTTCTTATGATGACCAACATGGGTATCGTGGGAGTGTTGATCAGTGTTGTTCTCATTAAGTCTTATTTGGCAGTCTGCTTGCATCAGATCCACCACTCCTAGTCGATTTTCCTTGTACCTCAACTCATCCGCTGTTGGTATAAGTCTCGATGTAACAATAGTCTACATGTGAATGATGTAAACAAGTCGATACATATCAAATACACAAGtagttactaaacgatcgcccacATATTTCTAAACGCTCGCTTAGACAAATTtcagcgattgtttagataatttctaaacgatcatttagatttgctaagcgatcgtttaaataatttctaaatgaTTATTTAGATTAATGTGAGAGATCGTTTAGAATTATGTGGGCAAGTGTTTAGTGTGATTACAATATgggcgatcatttagtaaactataagcgatcgtttaaaaaCTCTAATAGATGCTTACTTTTCTAGGTTGGAATACATTTCTATCCAACAACTTATACGATGGAGTCTGAGACCATGTCCACCTAAGAATTCGTGGTATTGCCTTCTTGCTCACTTTATTGGCTCTAAACTTACTAGATATTGATAGTGTTTCGTAAGCCCAAGCCTACAATATGGAAgaaatatatacataaataacaaaccaattaaaattatattgaattaaattgGAATAGCAAGTACGTACCTGAAATGCAAGTACAAATCCCTTTATACAGTAGTATGTGACGTGTTTGGGATTTGCTGCTTTTTTTATATCGTGTGACTCTTTCTTCCCGCGTAAAATGCACTTCATGTTATTCAACAAATGTTGGAATAAGACAATCGACCTGTCATAATGTCTAAAGACTTTGGTGTCATCGACGATCCCAAATATCTTATCATGGAATTGTGTTTTCTTGTGTTTTCCCATCATCACAAATTCTATTTACAATGCCAATGCAACCTTTATGACATATTCATCGTTTGTAAATCTATATTTTTCAAAAGCAGTCTCAACATCCTTACAaagtttttccttcttctcattTGGGTCCTTTGGTTCAAACAGTAGATGTCGTAGTCTCTCACCACTTATATCTCTTTCAATTGTTTCCTCGGTCGGTCGCAACCCAGTTATCAGATTAAAATCATCTTAGGTGAATGTAACATTCTTTCCCAGTATGTTGAAACTTATATATTCGGGTTCTCATCACTAACCTCCCTTAACACAAAATGGTGGAATAGTTGCTCATTAAACACAAGGTCCACGTCCAACAGTGGACCAAAATAGGTTTTCCTAAACATAAACATATGCTCTGTGGTAAGTTTCTTCTTAATCAGGTTATTCATTTTGTAGACCATGCAAGAGAAGGTAGCAGAGAAATATTTCTCAGTAGGGAGCCATCTTAGTAAACTATAACAAACATATACATTTGCAATAATAAATAGAATATCGTGCAataaaacctaaacgatcgcttactaaaaCCTAAATGATAGCTTACCAAATCCCAAACGATTGTTTAACCTAAGTTGAGCGATTGATTGGCCTAAGTTGGGCGATTGTTTAACCTAAGTTGGAGATCTCTTAACCTAAGTTGGACGATTGTTTAACCTACGTTGGGTAATCAATTTCGTTAAACTAACCATTTTGATATGGCTGAACGAAAAAATCAACATGCATTGAAGGAAACGAGTAAGATACCTTTCAAATCACGAGAACGCTGGTGAAAAATGTGTAGAAAGTGACCGATAAGCAGTGAAGAACTGTTCGAAGATGACATTGAAGGCAAAGGAGAGTTGAGAGAAAACTGAGagcaaaaaataaaagtatgaGAGAAATGTGAACGATCCCTTAGTTTTAGTTTGCCACCTATTTAAGTGCCACCTGAGTTGTATTAAAAGTGGAGGTAAAAATAGTATTTCACATGACAAGAAGGTCAAACATAGACAAGTTTTTAGAAAGATGTCATCTATAGTtggtttttaagtttttttgtgaaatttttcgGGGTATTTGACAATTGACAGAGATTAACCTTGTATTTTAACTTTGCCATATACATGGACGGGGGTAGTATAGTAATTACGAATCCATCTGGGAATGGGGTTGTAACGGCGTCAGATTGAGTAAGACGAGTTGAAGAGAAGCTCTTCTTCTCGAGCCGGTTTAAGAACTTCAGTCTCCTCTTTCCAGCGAGCTTCATCATCGAAAGGGGTATGTGTTTCTCTCTTCAATCCAATCCTTCTTGTTCTACTGTTCATCGATTTACTAATTTGCAATACTTTTCGACCTACGATTATCGCATTCGATGTAATTGTTAACGCATTTCGTCTAGGTTTTACCCCTCTGGGTTTGCTTTGATCTGCCTCCCATTTTATCGCTGAAGTtcattttcatgtttctcttgaTGAGGGAATAGAGAAATTGAATATTTATCTGCAGTTGTAGCGGATATCGTTTGGGGCTTCCGGCTTGATCTGAACTTATTCATTTGGTTTAATTTTCGAATTGTTCGTTATCTAGCGGGTTACTGGTTCGAATTGACGATGTTAGATTGCTCGACTCTTTTTGCTGTTTCATTAGCATATTTGCATCTAGCTGCTTGTATTTCACAGGATATTAGAAATTCTCCGTGGTTTTTTtgtccattttttcttttttctgctGAGATAACGAATTAATTTACTGTTAATGTAAATGATTTTATTATGGGATAGTTTGAAACGTTTAGGTCTGagtctttgtttcttttctttctgcAGCTTTGGTCATCACGTAAACTTGAAGGGAAAAACAACTCATGGATGCTTCAGAGCGTAGGTACTTGGAGGATGATGATACGTCATTAATGAAAACGATTAAAGGTGCAACTACAGGATTTGTTGCTGGGACAATTTTTGGGACAATTGCTGCCACTTGGTATGATGTGCCCCGTGTTGAGAGGAATGTTGCTCTGCCTGGGCTTGTGAGGACATTGAAAATGATGGGAAACTATGGAATGACATTTGCTGCTATTGGAGGGGTATACATTGGCGTTGAGCAGCTTGTGCAGAATTATAGAATGAAGAGAGACTTCATTAATGGAGCTGTTGGTGGGTTTGCAGCTGGAGCATCTGTTCTTGGATATAAAGGTTCGACTTTCTACTCTTCCTAGATCTAGATGCAGTTGCAGTTTGAATTCTTTCATTAGCAAATGTGAAGTTGTTTTCGAAgtgttgtttcttctttctctgCTTTCATCTCCTGGAGGATGGGATGAAGTTTTAATTTATGAATGTGGAGAGATTTTTTGTCTAACTGCAGTTTATGTGGCATATTTACACCTGTGGATGGGTGATAAATGCAACCTCAAATTGATGCATGTTTGAGTTTATAAATACTAATTCCAAAAACTTAACACCATTTGTCATCTGATTCACTCATTGTCGTGTTCCATCTaacctttttggttttcttacTCCACCTTTTTATGAATGGTGCACTGTAGGGGgattgaaaatatgtttcttaAGCTCAGCTAATTAGGAGTCTTTTCAACTGTGATTTTTGCATCCTTTTGGTGTTCTCTTTCTAATCCTGATTATGATTTTGTGCATATTTTGGCTAATTAGGAGTCTTTTCTATAAACCCTTTGGTCTAGTGGGGATATCTCATCTCCCTTTTTATATGACTTTGTTGCTGTCGATATATTCCTTGTTTCTTATAGGAAAGAATACACAAATTGTGAAAGACCACTGCTATTCTGCAGTTCAATACTGACATGGTTACAAACTAAGCAAATGGAAGTAGCACTATGGCATAACTGTGTGAAACTGATACCGTTACTCTCAAGACTTTAAAAGGCTTTGAACCCTCCCAACTAACGTTTCATTCCAGTGCAAAGATAATATCTACTTACTGCAGCCCCCTTTACATCTATATTGACATCTAACTACCATA contains:
- the LOC120091918 gene encoding outer envelope pore protein 16-3, chloroplastic/mitochondrial → MDASERRYLEDDDTSLMKTIKGATTGFVAGTIFGTIAATWYDVPRVERNVALPGLVRTLKMMGNYGMTFAAIGGVYIGVEQLVQNYRMKRDFINGAVGGFAAGASVLGYKGKSISTAISAGAALAVTSAVIDVGGQTTRIDNGKEYYPYTTKKRSHIE